From one Lotus japonicus ecotype B-129 chromosome 3, LjGifu_v1.2 genomic stretch:
- the LOC130744245 gene encoding uncharacterized protein LOC130744245: MTCRSGNGYNPSYLNFTIRAEEPLTLILKLPPTARAQEDCAFQISLPSTFQISSFFVSFQVSTNMSQESGKQSAPGLVPVKNAHGVRFLGLKSPSSHSTRVTRSSFGIAAQSSSPGHSPIPKKMRTKQVVTKKKTLCVSPPQDTSPISESDTKNVADILDPVIVHAEDLLDLASARVSEPPVQSNVEKSTSFSEDSVDVHDDAPPMKKSVIKTGSAKAPPETSSRKGKEHVILDSDGDTSDDVDVTVKNIESWLRKKKHATPVKSTTRTPKDSKAAGSVRKSKGETTNKGKGLNVSNKKRKHISDHESDQDGEPIMPDISTTARKRVKGKRVPLNVADVPLDNVSFHYADNAQRWKFVSHRRISIERVLSEEALEFKEIIDLLSKAELMKTVKGIGRCYEKLVRDFNVNIPSDCDDAGSAEFHKVFVRGKCVHFSPVVINEFLGRSTTAVAEGESDLNEIAKVISGKQVMQWPKKGLLPSGKLTAKFVVLSKIGAANWLATNHTSGITIPLAKLIFWIGTGATMDFGQHVFEQTFKHAGSYDVKLPIMFPCLITELIFQQHPSILQADEAPSKKGLPLNFDYRLFVGTHVPDIVLNAPKDAPSGNGTKGVTGTGKDDILAELKEISKTLQATIQASKVRKHNVDQLIKMLAAPVDDEVSDPADDEDDEADLDEEDDDEALSDDDNVEEQGEDPTDADSTSESTYE; this comes from the coding sequence ATGACATGTCGGAGTGGTAACGGCTATAATCCATCCTACTTAAACTTCACAATCCGTGCAGAGGAACCACTCACACTTATCTTGAAACTTCCTCCAACCGCTCGTGCTCAAGAGGATTGTGCTTTTCAAATTTCTCTCCCTTCTACATTCCAAattagcagtttctttgtctcATTTCAAGTATCTACCAACATGTCTCAGGAATCTGGCAAGCAAAGCGCTCCTGGTCTTGTTCCTGTGAAGAATGCTCATGGTGTTAGATTTCTTGGTTTGAAATCTCCGTCCTCCCATTCCACTAGGGTTACTCGATCTTCCTTTGGAATTGCTGCTCAATCATCTTCCCCAGGACACTCTCCCATTCCTAAGAAGATGCGAACCAAGCAAGTTGTGACAAAGAAGAAGACTCTCTGTGTCTCTCCACCACAGGACACCTCTCCAATTAGTGAGTCTGATACTAAAAATGTGGCTGATATTCTTGATCCAGTCATTGTGCATGCTGAAGATTTGCTGGATCTTGCAAGTGCAAGGGTTTCTGAACCTCCGGTTCAATCAAATGTGGAGAAATCCACTTCCTTCTCTGAAGACTCTGTCGATGTTCACGATGATGCTCCTCCTATGAAGAAATCAGTAATCAAGACTGGCTCTGCCAAAGCGCCTCCAGAAACTTCCTCCAGGAAAGGGAAAGAGCATGTAATCCTTGATTCTGATGGCGATACTTCTGATGATGTTGATGTGACTGTGAAGAATATAGAAAGCtggttgaggaagaagaaacacgCAACACCGGTCAAGTCAACTACAAGGACCCCTAAGGACTCCAAAGCTGCTGGCTCTGTAAGGAAAAGCAAAGGCGAGACAACAAACAAAGGAAAAGGGTTGAATGTTTCAAACAAGAAGAGGAAGCATATCTCTGACCATGAGTCAGATCAAGATGGTGAACCAATCATGCCTGACATCTCTACAACTGCAAGGAAGAGGGTTAAGGGTAAACGAGTTCCCCTGAATGTTGCTGATGTCCCTTTGGACAATGTTTCTTTCCACTATGCAGATAATGCTCAGAGATGGAAGTTTGTCTCCCATAGACGCATTTCTATAGAGAGGGTGTTAAGTGAGGAGGCCTTGGaattcaaggagatcattgatctCCTCAGTAAAGCTGAGTTGATGAAGACTGTCAAAGGTATTGGCAGGTGTTATGAGAAACTTGTGAGGGATTTTAATGTCAATATTCCCTCTGACTGTGATGATGCAGGGTCTGCTGAGTTTCACAAGGTTTTTGTAAGGGGCAAGTGTGTGCATTTTTCTCCAGTTGTGATCAATGAATTTCTGGGAAGGTCTACCACAGCTGTTGCTGAGGGGGAGTCTGACCTCAATGAGATTGCTAAGGTTATCTCTGGCAAGCAAGTGATGCAGTGGCCCAAAAAGGGTTTGTTACCATCTGGGAAGCTAACTGCCAAGTTTGTTGTGTTGAGCAAAATTGGTGCTGCAAATTGGCTGGCAACAAATCATACTTCTGGAATTACTATCCCTCTGGCCAAGTTAATCTTCTGGATAGGTACTGGGGCTACGATGGATTTTGGACAACATGTGTTTGAGCAGACCTTCAAACATGCTGGTTCCTATGATGTGAAATTGCCAATCATGTTCCCATGTCTCATTACTGAGTTGATTTTTCAGCAACATCCTAGCATCTTGCAGGCTGATGAAGCCCCCAGTAAGAAAGGATTGCCTCTGAATTTTGACTATAGACTGTTTGTTGGGACACATGTGCCAGACATAGTGTTAAATGCTCCCAAGGATGCTCCTAGTGGTAATGGAACCAAGGGCGTGACTGGTACTGGCAAAGATGACATCTTGGCAGAACTGAAGGAAATTTCCAAGACTCTTCAAGCCACCATTCAAGCTAGCAAGGTCAGGAAGCATAATGTGGATCAGCTCATCAAAATGCTTGCTGCACCAGTTGATGATGAGGTGAGTGATCCTgctgatgatgaggatgatgaggcAGACTTGGAtgaggaggatgatgatgaggcACTGTCAGATGATGACAATGTGGAAGAGCAAGGAGAAGATCCTACTGATGCTGATTCAACTTCTGAAAGCACTTATGAGTAG
- the LOC130744244 gene encoding uncharacterized protein LOC130744244: protein MENSKEGGSINRPPILDGTNDDYWKARMVAFLKSIDNKTWKAIVKGWKHPVKADKEGTSTTELKPEEEWNKEEDEEALGNSKALNAIFNGVDKNMFRLINTCTVAKDAWEILKVAHEGTSRVRMSRLQLLTTQFENLRKKEEKTISDFHMRVRDLANASFALGEQMSEEKLARKILRSLPKKCDMKVTAIEEAQDISSIKVDELIGSLQTFEMSINERSDKKNKSITFVSNAEDDDQSEKDADENIAEALALLRKKFSKVMWKFDRRSKPNTSDKRFDTANNFVNSRRGKEEDKTGRGKGIQCHECEGFGHIKAECPTYLKKQSKGMVATWSDDDSGEEGETQVLGFTMRCSSENGSSDDDISEEELAETYRLLFNKWEEACNHGKKLELTVAGLEADKKRLKDMNKNLQEEISVLKSRHEEMIKSVRMLNRRSDVLDQILETGKMAKDMKGIGYGLEPTSEEGSKYENKFVPLEKRTEFKVTNQMFQQGVKHVYPQVRSGRNSSWRCHHFDSGCSRHMIGVKNLLDKVKPHTTSYVTFGDGAKGKIKGSGKLVSSGSPGLDDVLLVEGLTANLISISQLCDQDLDVSFNKTACRVTDSNGEVVMRGTRSKDNCYMWASQDKAMSSKCLSTVKEEVILWHQKLGHSNPKGMKMIISTEGIRGLPKLKIKEDRICGECQVGKQTKASHKKLQQVPTSKTLELLHMDLMGPMQVESLGGKRYAFVCVDDFSRYTWVNFIAEKSDTFSVFKELCQQIQREKGYAEAEYIAAGSGCTQLIWMKQMLKEYNILQDIMTLYCDNLSAINISQNPIQHSRTKHIDIWHYFIRELVEEKVILLEHVDTEAQLADIFTKALDAVKFEKLRSELGVCMSTEL, encoded by the exons ATGGAAAACAGCAAGGAAGGAGGGTCTATCAACAGGCCACCCATTTTGGATGGAACCAACGATGACTATTGGAAGGCTCGTATGGTTGCTTTTCTCAAATCTATTGACAACAAAACTTGGAAGGCTATTGTCAAAGGGTGGAAACATCCAGTGAAGGCTGACAAGGAGGGAACCTCAACAACTGAACTGAAACCAGAGGAGGAGTggaacaaggaagaagatgaggaagctTTAGGCAACTCCAAGGCACTGAATGccatctttaatggagttgacaaaaatatgttcCGGCTTATCAACACCTGCACTGTAGCAAAAGATGCTTGGGAAATCCTCAAGGTAGCACATGAAGGTACATCCAGAGTACGCATGTCCAGACTTCAGTTGCTGACTACTCAGTTTGAGAATCTGAGAAAGAAGGAAGAGAAGACAATCTCTGACTTTCATATGCGAGTACGTGACTTGGCAAATGCATCATTCGCTCTTGGTGAACAAATGTCTGAAGAGAAGCTTGCGAGGAAGATCCTGAGATCATTGCCTAAGAAATGTGACATGAAGGTTACTGCGATTGAAGAAGCCCAAGATATCAGCAGCATTAAAGTGGATGAGCTCATTGGATCCCTGCAGACTTTTGAAATGTCTATCAATGAGAGATCTGACAAGAAAAACAAGAGTATAACGTTTGTGTCAAATGCTGAAGATGATGACCAAAGCGAGAAAGATGCCGATGAGAATATTGCTGAAGCATTAGCCTTACTTAGGAAGAAATTTAGCAAAGTCATGTGGAAGTTTGATAGAAGATCAAAACCCAACACTTCAGATAAGCGTTTTGATACTGCTAATAATTTTGTTAATTCTCGCAGGGGCAAGGAAGAAGACAAGACTGGCAGAGGCAAGGGGATTCAGTGTCATGAGTGTGAAGGCTTTGGCCACATCAAGGCAGAATGTCCAACCTATCTGAAGAAGCAAAGCAAAGGAATGGTAGCAACATGGTCTGATGATGATTCTGGAGAAGAAGGTGAGACTCAAGTACTAGGTTTTACTATGAGATGCAGTTCAGAAAACGGATCAAGTGATGATGATATCTCTGAGGAAGAGCTTGCTGAAACATATAGGCTGCTATTCAACAAATGGGAAGAAGCATGCAATCATGGCAAGAAACTGGAATTGACTGTGGCTGGTCTGGAAGCTGACAAGAAGAGACTGAAAGATATGAACAAGAATCTCCAAGAGGAGATCTCTGTATTGAAATCAAGACATGAAGAAATGATCAAGTCTGTACGAATGTTAAACAGGCGCAGTGATGTGCTAGATCAAATTTTGGAGACTGGAAAAATGGCTAAAGATATGAAGGGGATTGGATATGGCCTGGAACCCACTTCAGAAGAAGGTAGCAAATATGAGAATAAGTTTGTTCCCTTAGAGAAAAGAACAGAATTCAAGGTGACAAATCAGATGTTCCAACAAGGTGTCAAACATGTGTACCCTCAAGTGAGGAGTGGGAGAAACTCTAGCTGGAGATGTCATCACTTTGATAGTGGATGTTCTAGACATATGATTGGGGTGAAGAATCTTCTTGATAAAGTCAAACCTCATACTACCAGCTATGTAACTTTTGGAGATGGTGCTAAAGGGAAAATCAAAGGATCAGGAAAGTTGGTCAGCTCTGGATCACCTGGGCTAGATGATGTTCTGCTAGTGGAAGGGCTAACTGCAAATTTGATAAGTATAAGTCAACTATGTGATCAAGATCTTGACGTGTCTTTTAACAAAACTGCTTGCAGGGTTACTGATAGCAATGGTGAAGTAGTTATGAGAGGAACACGTTCAAAGGACAATTGTTACATGTGGGCATCTCAAGACAAAGCAATGTCTTCAAAGTGCTTGTCAACAGTTAAGGAGGAGGTTATTCTATGGCATCAAAAACTGGGTCATTCGAACCCCAAAGGCATGAAGATGATCATTTCAACTGAGGGCATCAGGGGACTGCCCAAgctaaaaataaaagaagatagAATATGTGGTGAGTGTCAGGTTGGCAAACAAACTAAGGCATCTCATAAGAAACTTCAGCAAGTTCCTACATCCAAAACTCTTGAATTACTACACATGGATCTTATGGGCCCAATGCAAGTAGAGAGCCtaggaggaaaaaggtatgcaTTTGTTTGTGTTGATGACTTCTCTAGATACACCTGGGTTAATTTTATTGCAGAAAAATCAGATACCTTCAGTGTATTTAAAGAGTTGTGTCAGCAAATTCAAAGGGAGAAAGGTTATG CTGAAGCTGAGTATATAGCAGCAGGAAGTGGGTGCACACAATTAATCTGGATGAAACAGATGCTCAAAGAGTACAACATCTTGCAAGACATCATGACGCTGTATTGTGATAATCTGAGTGCTATCAACATCTCCCAGAATCCTATCCAACATAGTAGGACTAAACACATTGATATCTGGCATTACTTTATCAGGGAACTGGTAGAAGAAAAGGTCATCTTACTTGAACATGTGGATACTGAGGCACAACTggcagatatttttactaagGCTTTAGATGCGGTGAAATTTGAGAAATTAAGGAGTGAATTGGGGGTGTGTATGTCAACAGAGTTATAG